The sequence below is a genomic window from Methanobrevibacter sp..
AGAAAAATTTTCACATACAGATATTTTTTCAGCTGCTAAAATAACTTCCCAAAAGAAGACATTATCCTCAAAGTAAACATCTTGAGGGAATTTAATATCATACTTCTTTAATAAACTATTACGATATAATTTGCCATATACCACAACATTTAATGAAAATACATAATCTTTGATATCTCTATTATTAAAAATCGTTCCCCTAAATTCTTCTGGTAAAAATATATTCTTATAATAATTTTCTCTAATGAACTTATCTTCATTCTCTTCATAACTTTCTACAGAATCAATCAATAAATCCAAATCCTTTTCTTTGGATTCATTATAATATATCAAACATGTATTCAGATCAATCCAATCATCCGAATCAACAAATAAAATATACTCCCCTTTTGCAATATCGATCCCCTTATTTCTAGCCATACTTAAGCCTTGATTGTTTTGATCGATAATAATTATACGATTATCATTTTTAGCATAGTCAGTAAGTATGTTTAATGAATTGTCAGTAGACCCATCATTAATACATATTATCTCAATATCATTTAATGTCTGATTTACAATGCTATCTAAACATCTTTCTAAATATTTCTCAACATTATATACTGGAACAATTATTGATATCTTTGGAAACATTTTGTCACTCATTTGTTAATTTTTAATTCATATAAAAACACATTACTTTTGATTTGATAAATGTATATTCCCAAAATTTAAGAATTTAATTTCCTTTGGAACATTATTCTCTGAGACAATATTTTTTGTATCAAATATTTGTGGGATTTTCATTTTTTTCAAAATAAGATTATAATCCAAATCTTTAAACTCATTATGATCAGTTAAAATTAAAATCAGTGAAGAATCTTCAATTGCATCTTCAAAATTAATACTTTTTTTAGGAATATGAGGGTCATAAATTTTTATTTTTGAACAATTTTTTAATTTATTAATTATTTCATAAGAAGGACTCTCTCTATCATCATCAGAATTTCCTTTATAGGATATGCCAAAAATAGAGATTATAGGTTTTTCATCTTCATTAAGAAATGAACTACTTAAAATTTTTTTAGTTTTATCTACAACAAAATCAGGCATGTTCCTATTAGTATCTCTAGCTAATTTAATAATTTTAGCAGTACTTGGAGCTTGAGAATATATAAAATAAGGGTCTATTGCAAGACAATGCCCTCCAACTCCTGGACCTGGACAATGTATATTAACTCTAGGATGTTGATTAGCTATTTTAATGACATCTAAAGCATTTATTCCTAATTCAAAACAAATCTTAACTAATTCATTAGCTAAAGCAATATTAACATCTCTAAAAGTATTTTCCATACATTTTGACATTTCAGCAATTTTAGATTCTGTTTCTATAATATTCCCCTTAACAAAAATTCCATAGACTTCCGCAGCTTTTTTTGCACATTTTTCAGTTACCCCACCAACAATACGATTATTATATATTAACTCGAAAACCATATTACCCGGTAAAACCCTCTCTGGACAATGAGCAAGATATAAATCCTCACCAATAGTAAAACCTTCTCTTTCAAAAATAGGTTTAATAATATTTTCAGTAGATAATGGAGCCATAGTAGATTCAACAATAATAATATTTTCTTTTTTAACAAATGGAAGAATGGAACTACAAGCAGAAACTACATAACTTAAATCACAAGAAAAATCATTTTTATTAAATGGAGTTGGAACAGTGATAATAAAAACATCCGCTTTTTCAGGTTTATTTTTAGCACAATATGTTCCATTATTTAAACAATTAATTAAAATTTCATTTATTTTTGGTTCTTCGATAGGAACTATACCTTGATTAAGTTTAGTAACTATTTCCTCATTAATATCTACACCAATTACATTACAATTATTGTTAGCAAATAAAGTGGCTGTTGGAATACCAATATACCCCTGACCTACTACACATATATCCATATTATCACCTATGAAAAATAAAAAATATTATTCAACTGTAACACATTTTGCTAAATTTCTAGGCTTATCAGGATCCAAATTACGTGCTACAGATACATAATAACTTAATAATTGAAGCGGAACAATATAAACAAGCGGTGCTAAAACATCATTTACTTCACTATTTATCAAAAATGTATAATCAGATTTCAATACCAAATCCTCATCACCTATTGCCCCAATTCCAATAATATCCGCTCCTCTTGCCTTGACTTCTTCCAAGTTGCTCATGATCTTTTTATGGTCTTCTCCAGGAGGTGCAATCACTACAACAGGGATATTACTATCTATCAATGCAATAGGCCCATGCTTCAATTCTCCACCAGCATAAGCTTCGGCATGGATATAGGAAATCTCCTTAAGTTTTAAAGCACCTTCCAATGCAATTGAATAGGAATAACCACGTCCAATGAAAAACATGTCTTCAACATGCCTAAAGTTCTTATCCAATCCTTTATATGCATTAGGTTTTCCAAGTATTGGCTTTAGATATTTTGGAACCTTATCTAATTTCTTAAACTTATAAGCAAATCTCTTGATTTCATCCTGCTTTTTTAAGACATCTTCAATATAAGCCGGCACTTTTTCCAAATCCTTTAAGATTTCATCTTTTTCTCCGAGCAAACTTGCAAACAAATAGATTGCAACAAGCTGGCTTATATAGGTTTTAGTTGCAGCAACCCCGATTTCAGGCCCTGCTTGAGTGTAAATTGTATAATCCGCCCTTCTGGTTGCAGAACTTCCCCTAACATTAACTATTGCCAAAGTCCTTGATGTTTCATTTGCCACATCCAATGCCTTAAGGGTATCTGCAGTTTCACCAGATTGGGAAATGAATATCACCAATGTCCTTTCATCCAATGAGCTTGCAGAATATTTGAATTCCGATGCGAGCAATACCTCTGTCTGTATTCCTGCAAGTGATTCTATAAGATATTTGCCTGTCATGGATGCATGATATGATGTTCCGCAGGCTACAAAAAGAACCTTATCTATATCTCCCTTAATCTCATCCACTATTGATTTTACCTTATCCCTTTCACTAAGTGTGTTTTTGACAGCAGCTGATTGCTCATTGATTTCCTTTATCATGAAATGAGGATATCCCTCCTTTTCAGCCATATCAGGACTCCAGTCATTGACTTCAATCTCCTTTTCAATAGGCTCATCATCCGCATCAAGGAAACTCACTCCCTCTTCATCAAGAACAACTATTTCACCCTTTTCAAGATAAGCAATATTCTTTGTATACTTTAAAATAGCTGGAGAATCAGATGCAACGAAGAATTCCTCTTCTCCAACACCAACAATAAGAGGGCTGTCCTTACGTGTTGCAACAATACGGTTAGGTTCAGAAACAGTCATAGCGGCTAGAGCATATGCTCCCTCGATAACATTTATTACCTGACGCACGGATTGTGTTAAGTCAAGACCGGTTTTCATATATTTATCTATCAGATGAGCTATCACTTCAGTATCAGTATCTGATACAAATTCATAGCCTTCAGATTCCAGTTTATCTTTAATGGATAAATAGTTTTCAATGATTCCATTGTGGACAATTGCTATGGTTTCATCCTTGTTTAAATGTGGATGTGAATTGGTTTTGCTTGGATCACCATGAGTGGCCCATCTTACATGTGCAATTCCATAATTGCCTTCAAGATCTCTAAGATTAAGTTTGGAATCAACTTCTGCAATCTTACCTGCATCTTTTTTTAGGTTAATCTTGCCTTCACATGCTGTAGCCAGACCTATGGAGTCATATCCACGATACTCCAGTTTAGTAATTGAATCAAATAGAATAGGAGCTACCTTTTCATTTTTTAATACACAACCAACAATTCCACACATAGTATCCCATCAGAAATCATAAGTTGATAAATCAACAATACTCAGAATCTAAAAAAGCAATATATTCCTCAGTAACTTCAGACAAGCATATTATTATTTTAGATAAACCTTTAAAGACCTTAATAATATATATTATCCTAATAAATTAAATATTTTATTATTTTTTAAAAAATTTTTATTTTTTATTTAAACATATATATAAATTTATCGAAATTTATATATAGAAAATTAAATATAATAAAGTTAATAGAATAAAGGAGTTCTTTAATGCTAGAAAAAGAAATTAATAAAGATGTTGAGAATTTAGAATACAATTTTAATAATTATCACAAATCATCCAAAAAATTTAATTTTTCTATTATAATGGCAATTTATAATACTGAAAAATTTTTAGAAGAAGCAATCGAAAGCGTGATTAACCAAACAATAGGTTTTAAAGATAATGTGGAATTAATTTTAGTCGATGATGGAAGTGAAGATGAATCTAGAGAAATCTGCCTAAAATATGTTAATAAATTCCCTGAAAACATCAAATACTTATACCAAGAAAATCAAGGGCAAGCCACAGCTAGGAATAATGGTATGAAAGTGGCAAATGCAAAATACTTAAATTTCTTAGACAGCGATGATAAGCTTGAAAAAAATGCATTAGAACTCATATATAATTTTTTTAAAGAAAACCGACATAAATTGGATATAGTTTCAATACCTATAAAATTTTTTGATCGGCAAACTGGTGACCACATTCTAAATTATAAATATAAAACAACACGAGTTGTAGATTTAATAAATGAACCAGATTATATTCAATTATCTGCTTCAGCATCATTTTTTAAGAAAGAAAGCATAGAAAATTTCATATTCGATCCTGATTTAATCGTATCAGAAGATGCAATATTCTTAAACAAAATTTTATTAAAAAAGAAAAAACTGGGAGTTGTATCCAATACTTGCTATTTCTATAGAAAACGTTTCACTAATGATTCAACAATAGATTCATCTGTAAAAGATAAAGATTATTATTTACAAAGGTCCCAAATCTTCTTCAAAGAATTATTTGAGTATTGTAGAAAAGAATATGGGGAGATATTTGATTTTATAAAATATACAGTAATGTATGATATTCAATGGATTTTTGAAATTAGAAATATTGAAGAAATCTTAGAAACTAATGATTTAATTACTTTAAAAAGATATTTGTATGATTTATTACAAGAAATCGATGATGAAATTATCTTAAACCAAAAATATTATGACAAAAATCTCAAATATACTGTTTTAATATTTAAACATGGAAATCTAGAAACGGAAGTTTTAAAAGAAGAGAACAATGTCAAAAAAATAGTTAATGAAACTGTGATTGACGAACTTTATTATCATAGATTATATATTGATGCCTTTGAAATTCATGAAAACAAATTAACAATTTTAGGATTTTTAAAATCATATTTTATTTACCCTGAGATAAATATCCAGGCAATCCAATATAATCCAATAGAATTCTTAGAATATTGGGAAAAATTTTTTAATGAAAATAAAATTTTATTCATTAAAAGAGACTTTTTAAATAATAAAGGACTCCTCCTTCAAGATGCTTTATTAAATAAAATTGATAAAAATGATGAAAATCTTAAAAAACTACTGGGAATTGGATCCGAATCCGAAATAAAATTTTGCGATTTCATTAAAGAGAAAAATGATGAAATCAAAGATATAGATAATTATTGGAAAACAGAGCATATAAATCAGAAAATTAATAGTAATATTTTTCAGAATAAAGCTTTTTATAATTCTATTTATAATGAAACTTTAAAAAAATTCATTGAAGAAAAAGCAAATATTATTAATTGTGAAAAAATTGAATATCCTTATAGAGAAAGAAAATATCTTGACTTAAATTATACCCCTAACTTTAATTTTGAACTAAAAATTAATTTAAATAAAAAAGAAAAATCTAAAATTTTAATTAGAGTTGTTTATGATTCTTTAAATTTTTATTTAGGTATTGCTCTTACAAACAACTGTAAATTAACTAATGATAGTTTTTACTCTTTGAAAGATGATTATTTAATCAAATTCAAAGAAAACACATTTGAGATATTTGAATATTCCTTGAACCAACATTTAGAATTAGAAGAGTCAAATATAAATTACTTAGAATCAAAAAAAGATTTAACTCTTAATGAGGTTATTAGGTTTAGAAAACACTTTTATTATTCCTTTTTTAAATATTTTAATAGAAGAATTTGGTTTTTTATGGATAGGATAGATAAGGCTGATGACAATGCAGAACATTTATTCAAATATGCAGTAAAACAAAATGATGGAATTGAAAAATATTTTGTAATTTCTAAAAACTCTAAGGATTATCCTCGAATTAAAAAAATTGGAAATGTAATTGTAGCTGGTTCTGAAGAACACAAATTATTATCTTGCTTTGCTGAAAAAGTAATTTCATCACAAGCAGACGATAGCGTTTTAAATCCGTTCTTTGGAAAAAATCAAAAATATTTAAACGGATTATTTTCTGCGAAAATTTATTTCCTACAACATGGTGTAACAAAAGATGATGTTTCTTCATGGTTACATAAATATGATAAATATTTATATTTAATCGTCACCACAGCTAAAGCGGAATATGATTCCTTCTTTAATGAAAATGCCTATTATAATTATGAAAAGTCCATTATCCAACTATTAGGTTTTCCAAGACATGACAACCTAAAAAAATTAGAAGATAAAAAAGAAATTGTTATTATGCCATCTTGGAGAAGGTCACTTCATAATATTAATGATTTAACTTTTAAGAAATCCGAATATTTTAAAGTTTATAATAAACTATTAAATGATGCACAATTAAATGATTTCCTTAAAAATAAAGGATATAAATTAGTATTCAAACCACACCCTAATATTATGAAATATTTACATCTATTCGATAAGGAAGAATCAGTAATATTTGCAGAAAGTAAAGTAGAAGATGAGGATTTATTCACTTATAATAAAATATTTAATCATTCTTCCATGCTTATTACAGATTTCTCATCTGTATCATTCGATTTCGCACTTTTGAAAAAACCTATTATCTACTATCAATATGACAATGATTATCATTTTGATATTGAAGAAGGCTACTTTGATTATGAAACAATGGGATTCGGTGAGGTAGTAAAGAATCACCAAGATTTAGTTGATTTAATAATTGACTATGTAAATAAAAATTGTGATATGAAAGAAGAATTTAAGGAAAGAGTTGACTCATTTTTTGAATTTAATGATAAAAATAATTGTAAGAGAGTATATGACTTTATTTTAAATAATTAAGAATATTAAAGATTTAATAATATTAAAGGTTGTGAACTAATGGAACAATTAGTAGAAACAATAATAAAAATCAATTTTGAGGAGTTAGAACATTTTGATTTTCCTATAGGGTTTAAATTTGGTTTATCAGTTATGTATAAATCTGTGGAATATGAATTCTTAGTCCATTTCAAAAAAAATAGTGATAAAGTTGTATGTTTAGGTTCCGGTAATAAAGCTGATGATGACCCTCATGACAATACAAGACCTTACTTCCATAGATGGAGTTGGAATTTTAATGAATCAACAATATGGTATAACGATCCAACACGTTATTTATCCATTGATTTACCTGGGGCATGGGGTGTTGGACTTAATGATGATTATTATTTAAGAAATATTGGAGAAATTATCGTTAAATTAGTTCATAGATTAAATATGACCGAGAAAAATCTATTTTTCTATGGTAGTTCCATGGGAGGATTTACATCTTTACAATTAGCCACTATGTTTAGAGAATCTACTGCAATAGCAGATATTCCTCAATTTTTCTTTCAGAATCATGTGAGATTTGATCATGTTACAAAATATGCATTTCCAGGATTATCAAAAGAATACATTTTGGAACACTACAAATATAGATTTGATTTTTTAGATATGATAGTGAAAGAGGATTATATCCCAAAAGCCATAATAGTTATTGATTGTTCTGATAGAGATATTAACACACAATATATTGATTTTATTAAAGGAATAAATAAATTACCGAATATTACAAATAAGAAAAATCATATGAAAATCGTGTTTAATTATATAAGTTCACATGCACCATTAGATATTGAAAAAAGCTATTATTTAGTTAATGAAACAACAGCACATAATTTACTTTGTTATTTTGATGAACTCGAGGAATCAGATCTTTTTAAAGAGAATGAACAACTAAAAATTCAAAACAATGAATTTAAAGATGTTTTAATTAAATGGGGGGAAGATTTATATAATTATTCAATAAATGATAAAATTAACTATTTATCCCAAGAACTTAATAAAAAAGAAAATACTATTAATAATCTTAATTTAGAAATTGAAAAACAACAAGAAATTATACAATGCCTCTATTCATCTAATAGTTGGAAAATTACAAAACCCCTCAGAAATATAAAACAATTTTTTAAGAGATTAAAATAAATCTAATGTTTTATTATATAATGTTACTTTTAAGCCACTCATAAACCCTTTTACAATTATTCCTATCATTAAACTTAAAGAAACTATCCACATTCTCTTTAAATCTATCTTCCATTACACAGCCATTGTCCAAATAATCCTCTATCTTTTCAATCAAAGCATCCTCATCACTTATGACTTCACCAAATCCCATGGATTCATAATCGAAATATCCATCATCATAATGATAATCATCATCACTCTGGTAATAGATCACAGGCTTCTTAAGATATGCGAAGTCAAAGAATACAGATGAATAATCCGTAATGAGAAGAGATGAATCTCTAAAAAGATCCTGATAAGAGCCATCTAATGATAAATATACATCCTCACATATATCTATCCAGTCAATGTATCTCATCAATTCAGCATGTGGCTTGAATACTAACTTATAGCCATGATTATTCAGCAACTTATGCAATTTCCTATTATTTAACAAACCCTCCAATGAATTAAAATAATCCGAATTCACAAAGGACTCATCGCTGTCAAATTGGAGCCTCCAGGTTGGCATGAATAATATCCGCTTATTGTCATCACTGTCACTTAAATTGTCAAATCTTGGAAAGCCGAGAACTTGGATGATGTCCTCATCATAATTGTATCCTTCATTCAGGAAGGAATCCCTTTCCAGATCTGAAACGGTTACAATTAGGGAAAGGTTGTTGTTGTATTTCTTTACAAACTTGGAGATGTCATCCTTTGTCACTCCATGCTGCAGGAAGAGCCTTTCACAAGCAAAGAGACCCGCATACAGGTCCCTGTTGTCATGTTCAAAGAAAGGATTGACAAAATCCTCATTGGTAAATGAGCTTATTGCCTTTTCTGCAAAGAGATACAATATCTTATGCTTCAAGCTAGCAAATGGAAGAATGGAACTGCCGTAATCGGCTTTCATTTCCTTAAAGCTTGGGCTGTCCTCATTTACAGCAAAATATTTCTTAACGTCATCCTCTTGATTGATTGCATATTTGAATAGGTGTTTGGCATTGTCATCTGCGAATTGAGGACGATCAGAAAATATCCATATTCTCTTGTTCTTCATAAATGGATATTTGATATAATAAATTAACTTATTTGTTAGAGAAGACCTGTAGAACTTAGGCTTAAGCCTTAAAGCCCTTTTAATGTTGCTGTATTCATATCTTAACATTGATAGATAGCTATGCTTTACAATATGCAATCTTAAGTCCTTGTATAAAACAATATATGGCCCTTTAGGGAAGAATGCGCTATATTCGGATAAGCTCAGATTATGATTGGTTCCAACCAAAGCTTCAAATGAACTTGAATTTGTTCCATCATCATAATCTATTATGAATTCCAGATCACTCTCTTCCCCTTTGGCTAGAGGAATCTTAACATCAAAATTAGTTATATATTTCCATTCATAGCCAAGGCATTTTCTGGTCTTTCTCTCAGGAGTCTTGTATTTGACTTTCCTGCAAATGAACTCCTCAATATTATTATCTGTTTTCTTTAGAACCTTAATGGAATAATCCTCATCATTGAAATTGGATATGAACATTCCTGAAATGTTCAATGTATTCTTCTTTATTTCAACTACATCCAGCCATATCCTGTGAACATTAATGGTATCAATGATGTAATCGCCGGTTTTCTTAATGATGATGCCATTGTCTGATTCGACATGTTCCTTATTGCTGAAAGAATTTAAGTTATCATTATTCATTAAAAACATGAAAAATGATTTGGAATCCTCTTCCATGTTTTCATTGCCTATGACAACATCCTTTTCAATATGATGAATTACAAAATATAGATGTTCCCAAAACTCTTGTATTTCCTCTTCAGTGTCAAAAACCTTCAGATTAGGCACTTTCAATAGCCATTGAAGATCATAGGCCATGAGATATTGGATGAAATCAGGGACCTTTCCATCAAGAGAAAAGGAATAGTCTATGATGTTTTCATAAAAATCAGCCAGCCTGTCAGTGAAATATCCTTTTTTCGCTTTTACATTGTCTACTGTAGAACCTCTAATGCTCCTTTGCCTATAATAGTAATTGCAGGTATCTATAACGCCATATCTTTTCTTATCCAACAATATCTTATTGATTATCAAGGCATCCTCAAGGTTTACAAGATCTTCATCAAACTCATGACCCACAAAGGATTCTGCTTTAATGAAAGAGGATGAGGATGATAAAAGAGGATTGTTAGGTTCCTCCAATAAGTCAATGATTCTGTTTCCCTTATCAAACTTATTGTTTAAGCGATGAGGGCCTTCAGCCCTTTCAAAAAGAATCATTGGAATGGCTAAAACATCAATTTCATCAATATGATTTTCAAAGAACCTATAGACTTCCTCAAGAGTATTTTCAGAAATGTAATCATCACTGTCCAGGAAGTTCAAATATTTGCCTTTGGCATATTTCAGCCCAAGGTTACGCGCACTTGCCTGCCCGCCATTTTCCTTTGATAAAAAAAGAATATTATTAGGGTATTTTTCTGCGTAAGCTTTAGCAATGTCCTTAGATTTGTCAATACTGCCATCATCAACAAGGATCAATTGGACATTTTCCTCGAATCCAATTGTTTGATTTATGATTGAATCAATGGCTTCATTCAAATATTTCTCAACATTATAAACAGCCATGATAATTGAAAATTTGAATTGGTAGTTTGATTTCTCATTCATCTAAAAACATCCCATATTTAGACTTTCAAGTGAAAAAATAGAAAAACATTTAAAAAAAATAGATCATAACCTAAAACTTCTTAATGGAAAACCTGTTTTTACGCTTGTTTCTTACAAAGAGCTTTTGAATAAACTCTAACCTATCCTCTACAGGCAAACTTTTAAGTATACTGTCAATATTTTCCATTGCTAAAGTTTCATTTCTTACAAAATCATAGATAAATAAATCTGTATCATAGATTGAATTGATTTCAGTATCTTCGGTTGTAAATACCCCCACAAAGTTTTTTGTGAAAAATACGTCTTTCTCAACGGTTACAACTGGGTTTCCCATCACATAAGTGTTTGAATAAACAGTAGCATATGGATGAATGAAACTACGAACCCCTACAATAGCTCCAGAACCTATCTTAACTCCTCTTGAAATATAAGTGAAATGATCAATCCATACATGATCTCCAATAAAGACGCTTTCTGAGTAATTAATTCTTTCTTTAGTATTCATATCATAAATCGGATAAGTGTCTATTGTTCTTACAAAGACATCATTTCCAATTACATTATCCTCTCCAATAATTAGATTTTGGGATTCTTGAACATTAATCTTAAAAGGAGCTCCTAATTCATTGTTTTTTCCAATGAAAATAGTTGAATCATGACGCACATAGACCTCTAAAACATAATCATTATCAGTGAAAGACAAATAAACTATAGAATTGTTTCCAACAAAATTTATATTGGAATTCTTCAATTTAATGCCAGAATCACAATAGAATATGTTATTTACACCATAGAATTTTATTTCAGACTTTTCTAATGTAATTTCCCCAATTACTTTATTTTCCTTTAAATTTTTTATATCTTCAGGATTTTTTACTGTCTCCATACCAATCCAATCCCTAAAATAACTAATCTTAAATTAAAATTACCTAAATCTAATATCCTTTAATTGGTCTTTAGTTGCCTTTTCAGCATCTTTAAGGTAATGATTACATACTTCATTAACTTCTCCAATTTCTACTATCCTTCCCTGATCAATCCAAATAGCTTTGTCACATAATTGTCTTATCTGCGGAATTGAATGAGAAACAAGTAGAACTGTAGTACCTTTATCCATTAAAGATCTGATTTTATCACTACTCTTTTTTTGGAAATTTACATCTCCAACACCAAGAACTTCATCAATAATTAATATATCAGGTTCTACAATGGTGGCTATTGAGAATCCTAATTTTGCAAGCATACCTGAAGAATAGTTCTTCACTGGAAAATCAATGAACTCTCCGAGTTCAGAAAATTCAACAATTTCATCATATTTTGACTCAAGGAACTGTTTGTCATATCCTAAAATAGCTCCATTCAAGTAGATGTTTTCACGACCGGAATAATTGTGGTCAAAACCTGCTCCTAAAGCAAGCAAAGGTGAAATCCTACCATAAGTCTTAACCTCACCAGTTTCTGGTGGATAAATACCTGTAATAACATTTAAAAGAGTACTTTTTCCAGCACCATTATAACCGATGATGCCTACCTTCTCTCCTTTATAAATTTTAAAGCTAATATCTTTTAAAGCTTGAAAATGAGTCCTTTTCTCCTTATTCCGTTTTATTGTACGAATGACATACTCCTTAAGATTGTCAATCTTATCATTTCCAACTTCAAAGCTTAAGGAAATGTTTTTTACTTCTATGGACAAATCCTTATTATTCTCAGGAATTAGATCCGCTATAAGCGAATCAACATTTTGCTTAGGCTTTTTAACATTATTCCCATTCTCTTCAATCTTAGAACTTTCATTATTTTGATTCTGATTTTGATTCTGATAAATTGGAACTTCCTTTTTAACTACTTCCTTATTTTTAAATGTTGGTTTGGCAAGAGGTTTTTCCAAAGTCTCACTTTCCCTATTTTGAACATGAATAGGGACAATTACATCATCATTATCCTCTTCAATGAATCTTTTAACATTTCGAGCATTATTTTCTTTTCTTCTTTCTTCTCTTGCTTTTCTCTCCAGTCTTTTTAAGGTTATTTCCGCTTCCTCTTCAGTCATATTGTACCTGTTCATCAACTCAAGCTTAGCGTTAATTCTTCTCTCCAAAATCTTATCTGCATTAACATTTGGACTATTTAAAGCTCTATTAGAGGTTTTCGGATTATTGACGGAATCCCAGTCTACAGTTTTTCTAAATTTAGGATTTTTCCTTTTTTGACTCATTCAACCCCTCCTAGAATTTTAATGTGAGTTTTTTCTCATATTTCTTAAAAACAATTACACCAAGCACTAAAATAATTGCAGAAAGAAGAACTAAATTTATCATATTCATTATATCAGGCATTGTTCCCCAAAGCACAAGATGTCTAAATTGATCTATTACCCAAAATACAGGATTTAATATCATATACTGATGAAAAGGTTCTGGAATAATATCCATAGGATAAAATATTGCTGAAGCATACATTAACATATATGTAATGACCCCCCATAGATG
It includes:
- a CDS encoding CDP-glycerol glycerophosphotransferase family protein, yielding MLEKEINKDVENLEYNFNNYHKSSKKFNFSIIMAIYNTEKFLEEAIESVINQTIGFKDNVELILVDDGSEDESREICLKYVNKFPENIKYLYQENQGQATARNNGMKVANAKYLNFLDSDDKLEKNALELIYNFFKENRHKLDIVSIPIKFFDRQTGDHILNYKYKTTRVVDLINEPDYIQLSASASFFKKESIENFIFDPDLIVSEDAIFLNKILLKKKKLGVVSNTCYFYRKRFTNDSTIDSSVKDKDYYLQRSQIFFKELFEYCRKEYGEIFDFIKYTVMYDIQWIFEIRNIEEILETNDLITLKRYLYDLLQEIDDEIILNQKYYDKNLKYTVLIFKHGNLETEVLKEENNVKKIVNETVIDELYYHRLYIDAFEIHENKLTILGFLKSYFIYPEINIQAIQYNPIEFLEYWEKFFNENKILFIKRDFLNNKGLLLQDALLNKIDKNDENLKKLLGIGSESEIKFCDFIKEKNDEIKDIDNYWKTEHINQKINSNIFQNKAFYNSIYNETLKKFIEEKANIINCEKIEYPYRERKYLDLNYTPNFNFELKINLNKKEKSKILIRVVYDSLNFYLGIALTNNCKLTNDSFYSLKDDYLIKFKENTFEIFEYSLNQHLELEESNINYLESKKDLTLNEVIRFRKHFYYSFFKYFNRRIWFFMDRIDKADDNAEHLFKYAVKQNDGIEKYFVISKNSKDYPRIKKIGNVIVAGSEEHKLLSCFAEKVISSQADDSVLNPFFGKNQKYLNGLFSAKIYFLQHGVTKDDVSSWLHKYDKYLYLIVTTAKAEYDSFFNENAYYNYEKSIIQLLGFPRHDNLKKLEDKKEIVIMPSWRRSLHNINDLTFKKSEYFKVYNKLLNDAQLNDFLKNKGYKLVFKPHPNIMKYLHLFDKEESVIFAESKVEDEDLFTYNKIFNHSSMLITDFSSVSFDFALLKKPIIYYQYDNDYHFDIEEGYFDYETMGFGEVVKNHQDLVDLIIDYVNKNCDMKEEFKERVDSFFEFNDKNNCKRVYDFILNN
- a CDS encoding nucleotide sugar dehydrogenase; its protein translation is MDICVVGQGYIGIPTATLFANNNCNVIGVDINEEIVTKLNQGIVPIEEPKINEILINCLNNGTYCAKNKPEKADVFIITVPTPFNKNDFSCDLSYVVSACSSILPFVKKENIIIVESTMAPLSTENIIKPIFEREGFTIGEDLYLAHCPERVLPGNMVFELIYNNRIVGGVTEKCAKKAAEVYGIFVKGNIIETESKIAEMSKCMENTFRDVNIALANELVKICFELGINALDVIKIANQHPRVNIHCPGPGVGGHCLAIDPYFIYSQAPSTAKIIKLARDTNRNMPDFVVDKTKKILSSSFLNEDEKPIISIFGISYKGNSDDDRESPSYEIINKLKNCSKIKIYDPHIPKKSINFEDAIEDSSLILILTDHNEFKDLDYNLILKKMKIPQIFDTKNIVSENNVPKEIKFLNFGNIHLSNQK
- the glmS gene encoding glutamine--fructose-6-phosphate transaminase (isomerizing), whose product is MCGIVGCVLKNEKVAPILFDSITKLEYRGYDSIGLATACEGKINLKKDAGKIAEVDSKLNLRDLEGNYGIAHVRWATHGDPSKTNSHPHLNKDETIAIVHNGIIENYLSIKDKLESEGYEFVSDTDTEVIAHLIDKYMKTGLDLTQSVRQVINVIEGAYALAAMTVSEPNRIVATRKDSPLIVGVGEEEFFVASDSPAILKYTKNIAYLEKGEIVVLDEEGVSFLDADDEPIEKEIEVNDWSPDMAEKEGYPHFMIKEINEQSAAVKNTLSERDKVKSIVDEIKGDIDKVLFVACGTSYHASMTGKYLIESLAGIQTEVLLASEFKYSASSLDERTLVIFISQSGETADTLKALDVANETSRTLAIVNVRGSSATRRADYTIYTQAGPEIGVAATKTYISQLVAIYLFASLLGEKDEILKDLEKVPAYIEDVLKKQDEIKRFAYKFKKLDKVPKYLKPILGKPNAYKGLDKNFRHVEDMFFIGRGYSYSIALEGALKLKEISYIHAEAYAGGELKHGPIALIDSNIPVVVIAPPGEDHKKIMSNLEEVKARGADIIGIGAIGDEDLVLKSDYTFLINSEVNDVLAPLVYIVPLQLLSYYVSVARNLDPDKPRNLAKCVTVE